CAGATCCGCTTCAGGAGCTTCTGGACCGGCGTGCTGCTGATCCCGTGGGTGGCGCCCACCGTCGTCAGCGCCCTCAACTTCCTGTGGATCTACGACGCCAGCTTCGGTGTGCTGAACTACCTGCTGGTGAAGGTGTTCCGCATCCTGCCCCAGGGCGTGGGCTGGCTCAGCGAGGCGGGCACCGCAATGGCGTCGGTGATCGCCGTGAACGTCTGGCGCGGCTTCCCGTTCTTCGGCATCAGCTTCCTGGCCGGCATGAAGGGCATCCCCGGCGAGCTGTACGAAGCGGCCGCCGTGGACGGCGCGAGCCCGCTTAAGCGCTTCCGGCACGTCACCCTGCCGGGCATCCGGAACATCTTGATCATCGTGATGCTGCTATCGACCATCTGGACATTCAACGACTTTGCGATCGTGTACATCCTGACCAAGGGCGGGCCGGGCGGGACCACCATGGTGCTGCCCGTCTTCACCTACGAGATGGCCTTCGGCGCGCAGCGGCTGGGCGAGGCCATCGCCGCCGCACTCTACATGCTGCCCCCGCTCGCCTTCGTGATCATCGTGCTGGCGCGGCACATGAGACGTGGCCGTGCAAAGTAGCGGGATGGTGCGGGGCGGGGGACGGCGGAGACAGGCTGCCACTGGCCGGCTGCAGTCGGCAGTGTCCTACGCCGTGCTGCTGACGCTGCTCCTGATCGTCATCTTCCCCTTCTACTGGATGACGATCACGTCCTTCAAGAACGAGGATCAGATGCGGAGCCTGGTCTCCATGTTCTGGCCCTCGCCGGTCGTTGACGAGAACTACCGGCAGCTCCTGGGCAAGACCGACTTCGTCGCCTGGTACAAGAACAGCATCATCGTCGCCTTCACCAGCACCTTCCTAGCCACCGCCATCGGCACCATCGGGGCCTATGCGCTGGCGCGCCTGCGCTTTCTCGGGCGGGCGTTCATGGCCAGCGCGGTGCTCATCACGTACCTGGTGCCGCCCTCCATCCTGTTCATCCCGCTCTACGCCCAGATCAGGAACCTCGGCCTCGCCGATAGCCTCACCGGCCTCATCGTCGCCTACCCGAGCTTCACCGTGCCCTTCGTGACCTGGCTCCTGATGGGCTACTTCGAGTCCATCCCGGAGGAGCTGGAAGAGTCGGCGATGATCGACGGCGCCACCCGCTTCGGCGCGTTCTACCGGATCGTGCTGCCGCTTGCCGCCCCGGGCCTGCTCGCCGCCGGGCTCTACGCGTTCACCCAGTCGTGGAACGAGTTCCTCTACGCGCTCGTCTTCATCACCAACGTGAAGCTGCGGACCCTTCCCGTGGGACTCTCCAGCTTCATCACGGGCGACGTCTACGGCTGGGGCTATCTCATGGCGGGAGCGGTGCTGACGACGCTGCCGGTGATCGTGGCCTACATCTATCTCCAGAAGTACATGGTCGAGGGGCTGACCGCCGGGAGCGTCAAGGGCTAGTCTGGCCGTCCCGCAGCGCCGTGAGCAGCCGGCGCACCCAGACGCGAATCATCTCCCTCCGGTAGTCGGCTGAGCCCATCAGGTCCGACAGCGGCTCGGCTTCTCCAGCCGCGGCATCGGCCGCTCCGCGTATCGCACGATCGGTGAGCTCCTGCCCCTTCACCATAGTTTCAGCCCGGCGCGCGCGCATGGGCGTGGGCGCCGCGCCCGCGAGAGCGACCCTGATCTCGTCAACCCGCTTCGCAGCATCGAGGACGAGCAGCGCCGCCACCCCGATCAGCGGCTTGTCCTCGGCGGAGCGCGGGCAAAACTTCAGATAGCCGCTGCGGGCGCCGGTCGGCCCCGCGGGCACGCGCACCCCCGTCAGGATCTCGCCCGGCGCGACCGCCGTCTCGTAGAAGCCGGTGAAGAACTCGCCGATGGGCACCACGCGCTCGCCGACCGAGTCGGCCACGCGCACCTGGGCATCGAGGCAGAGAAGCGCGGGCGCAGGGTCCGAGGCCGCCTCGGCATAGCAGAGATTGCCGCCCAGCGTGGCCGTGCTGCGGATGGCAGGCGTGGCCACGCGCCCCGCGGCCTGGGCCAGCAATGGCCAGCCCGAGCGCAGGGCGCCATGGCGGGCGAGCGCCGCGAGGCTCGTCATGGCGCCGATCTCGAGCATGCCCTTGTCCACACGGATCCCGGAGAGCCCGGGTATGCGGTGCAGCGACACCAGCCGGTCCGGCGTGACGAGACCCAGTCGCATGGTCGGCACGAGCGCCGTGCCGCCCGCGATGAGGCGCGCTTCGCCGTCGAGCCGCGCCAGGATCTCGACGGCCTCGGGCACGCTTTCCGGCTCGGCCAAGGCGAATGGGCGGAGGCGCATCAGCGGCCCGCCGATGCGGCCAGCACGGCCTCGATGATCTTCGTGTAGCCGGTGCAGCGGCAGAGATTCCCGGCGAGCGCCTCGCGCACGTCGTGCTCGGTGGGCGACGGGTTCGACGCAAGGAGCGCGCGCGCCGAGAGCAGCATGCCGGGTGTGCAGAAGCCGCACTGGACGGCCCCCGCGCGGGCAAATGCCGTCTGGAGATGATCGGGCTCGCCATCGCGATCGAGCCCTTCCACCGTGAGGACGGCCCTGCCGCGGAGGCGAGAGGCGAGGACCAGGCAGGAGCGAACCGGCTCCCCGTCGAGCAGCACGGTGCAGGTACCGCATACGCCCTCGCCGCAGCCGTACTTGGTTCCGTTGAGCGCGAGCCCGTCGCGCAGCAGATCGAGCGTGGTCCAGTGGGCGGGCACGTCGATCCGGCAGGGCCGGCCATTGAGCGTGAAGTCGATGGAGATCATCGCCCCCTCACCCTCCGCCCCCTCACCCTGCCCTCTCCCCCGGTGGGGGAGAGGGGTTGGAGGGAGAGGGATTCTGTTCGAGGGCGGTCTTCACGTTCTGGGCGAAGACTCCCGCGAGCTCCTTGGCCTTGACCTTCATGACGGCATCGCCGATGGAGCCCAGCCGGCCCAGGACCGTGACGTCGCTCGCATAGGCGACTGCCGTGGCGCCGTCACCAGCGGGCGACAACTCCAGCGACGTGCGGACTTCGACCCGGCTGCCCAGGCGGCTGTCTTCACCTCGCCCTTCGGAGACGAGGCGGCGCGGCGGCTCCGCCTCGACGATTTCCATGCGCACGTCTTGACGCGTCGAGAGGAAGCCGACCTTGACGGTGAACCGCAGGCGATAGGTACGCTCGTCCACGACCTCGAGATCGTCACAGCCCGGGATGCAGGGCGCGAGGCGCTTCGGGTCGAGGAGGAAGGCCCAGACGGCCTCGGGCGGGGCATTGACCGTAAAGCGCTCTTCGAAGCGGGGCAAGGCTGCCCCCTCACCCTGCCCTCTCCCCCGATGGGGGAGAGGGATTCTTGACGCCCCCCACCAGGAGAAAGGGATTCGCGCGAAAGGAATTCTTCACGGCGGCGAGGACTCGTTCGGCGGTGATCGGGAACTGAGTGAGCGGCGCGCCGGCGGCGCGGGAGACCGCGTTCATCACGGCGGCAGGCGTCGGCGTCATCGCGGGCTCGCCGATGCCCTTGGCGCCGAAGGGGCCGAGCCCCTGCCCGGATTCGAGCAGGATGGTCACGATGGGCGGCGCGTCGAGCGTAGTCGGGATCTTGTAGTCGAGGAGATGCGGGTTCTTGGAGATGCCCTCCTCCAGGACCACCTCCTCGAGAAGCGCGTGCCCAAGCCCCTGGATGGCCCCGCCCTCGATCTGGCCCTCGACGCTCTGGCGATTGATGGCCTGGCCGATGTCATAGCAGGCGGCGAGCTTCGTCACGCGGGTCTGTCCCGTCTCCTCGTCCACCTCGACCTCGACCGCCTGCGTGCCGAAGGTGTAGTCGTTGAACGGCTTGCCCTGCCCCGTCGCGGGGTCGATGGTGGGCGCCGACGGCGCATCGTATTTGTCGAGGACCTGGACGGGGCGTCCCGCCGCTGTCGCAGCCTTGACGAGCGCGGGAAAGGCCACCGCTCGGTCCGGCGATCCGCGGACCATGGCCCGTCCGTCGGCCAGCTCGATATCGTCCGGGGCGGCTTCGAGCATCTCGGCCGCCTGGTCCGCCAGATGGCGCCGAACTTCGCGCGCGGCCTTGAGCACGGCATTGCCCGACATGAGGAGCTGGCGCGTGGCCGTGGTGGTGCCGGCGCGCGGAGTGAAGTGGCTGTCGCGCCCGACGGCGGTGACTTGCTCGACGGCAAGCCCCAGCACCTCCGCGGTGATGGAGCACAATGAAGCCGTCTGCCCGCCGCCCACGTCGGGCGCCGCGCAGCGGACCACCGCGGTGCCGTCGAGCTCCATGCCGACCCAGGCCGAGGCCGAGTCCCGCGTCCAGCACATGCGCCCATACGGCGTGAAGGAGGCGGCGAGCCCGCGCGCTCTCCTTATCGGCCCCTCACCCGCCCGCACCGGTCCCAGGGCCTCCCACGCTCGCCTCATGGTCTCGCCGAGCATCGGCTCGCTCTCGAGCACCTGCCCCGTGGCGATGCTGTCGCCCTTGCGAAGGAAGTTCTTCTCGCGGAGCTCGAGTGGGTCCATGCCGAGCGCGTGTGCCAGCGCGTCCATCTGCCCCTCGTACGCGACGCAGCTCTGGATGGAGCCGAAGGTGCGGTAGGCGCTCGCGATCGGGTTATTGGTGTAGACGGTGAAGGCGTCCACCTTGACGTGGGGCACGCGGTAGGGCCCGGTCGCCGTCACGAGGCTGTAGAGCAGCACCCACGGGGACAGGGCGGCATAGGCGCCGGAGTCCGAGATGAGCTCGGCCTCCATGGCCATTAGCTCCCCGCTCTTCGTGGCGCCGGTCTTGTACCGCAGCACATACGGATGGCGCTTGCCGTGGCCGATGAAGCTTTCTTCCCGGGAGAAGATCAGCTGGACGGGCCGGCGCGTCTTCCAGACCAGGAGGCCCAGCAGGCACTCGACGGTGACGTCCTCCTTGCCGCCGAAGCCGCCGCCAAGATACGCGCCCTCGATGCGCACGCGGCCGTGGGGCAATCGCAGCACCTCGGCGACGTCGCGAAAGTGCTCGAGCACCTGCGTGCTGACGCGCAGGACCAGCACGCCTTCAGCGTCTATCCATCCGATGCCGGACTCGGTCTCCAGGTACAGATGGTCCACGAATGGTGTCCGGTAGGTCCCCTCGACAACGACCTCGGCCCGCTTGAAACCGCCGGCGATATCGCCCTTCCGGATATGCCAGGCGCGCAGGAGATTGCCACTCTCGTGGACATGGGGCGCGCCGGGCTTGATCGCCTCGAGCGGATCGTAGACACCGGGCAGCGGCTCGTACTCGACGCGCACGCGCTCGGCCGCCTCGGCGGCGATCTCGGGCGTCTCGGCGGCGATGGCCACGACGGGCTCGCCCTGGAAGCGCACGCGCCCCTCCGCCAGCACAGGCTGCGTCGCGAGCACCGCGCCCGCCGTCGCCTCGGCCATGCGGCCGGGCAATTCCATGCGGAGAGCGTTTTGCGGCACGTCTTGGTGCGTCAGCACCGCGATGACGCCGGGCAGCGCGCGCGCCGCGCTCGTGTCGATGCGGACGATGCGCGCGGCGGCGTAGGGGCTCCGGACGATGCGGCCGTGGAGCATGCCGACCACCGCGAGATCGCCCGCGTAGATGGGACGGCCTCGCACCTTCTCCCAGGCGTCCGCCCGGGCCTGCGACCCGCCGACGACCCGATAGCTCATGAGATCTCGCTCAGGCCAGCCAATGGTCCCCCTCACCCCTACCCTCTCCCCCTCCGGGGGCGAGGGAGCCAGATCCCCTCTCCCCTTGAGGGGAGAGGGGAGGGTGAGGGGTATCAGCGTTGAGGGGTGTCTGCATCAGACGTCCCAGCCGCCGTCCACCGTCATCGATTGGCCGGTCATGTTCTTCGACTCGTCCGACACCAGGAAGAGCACGGCATTCGCGATGTCCTGCGAAACGGTGACGCGGCGGAGCGCCATCTCGTTGACATACTCCTGGTGGACCTGCTCGGGCGTCCAGCCGCGCTTCTTCGCCTTCTCGCGGCAGAGCTTGTCCATGCGGTCGCCCGCGACGATGCCCGGGTGCAGCGCGTTGACGTTCACGTTGTGGGGCCCGGCCTCGAGCGCCACCGTGCGGGTGAAGCCGCGCAGCGCCCACTTCGACGACGAGTAGGCCGCGCGGTACTTGTAGCCGCGCAGCCCCGAGGTCCCGCTGATATTGACCACCTTGCCGTACTTCTGCGCGATCATACCCGGCAGCACGTGCTTGGTGGGCAGGAAGGTGCCTACGATATTGGCCTCGAGAACGAAGCGGAAGTCCTCCACCCGGATCTCCTGCACGGGCGTCTCGATGGGCCCCGTCACCCCCGCGGCATTCACCAGGATATCGATGCGGCCGAAGGTCTCCGTCGTCTTGGCCACCATCCGCTGGACGGCGGCCTCGTCGGTGACGTCGCAGGGAACCACCAAGGCCCGGCGCCCGAGCTTCTCGATCTCGCCCTTGAGCGCCTCGAGCGGCGGGATATCACGCGCGGCCAGCGCGAGGTCCGCGCCTTCACGCGCGAGAGTGAGGCAGATGTCATGGCCCATGCCCTTGGCGGCGCCGGTGACGAGCGCGACGCGATTGTCGAGCTTCATGTGACGTATCCCTCCCTGCGGTCGGCCTCGCGCGATGCCGCGGGGCGCTCGGACGGATCGCCGTACCCGCCGCCGCCACAGGTCTCGAGCAGAACCAGATCGCCCTGGGCGAGCTTCATCGTCTCCTTGCCGCGAATGTCCCGCTCGCGCGGCGTGCCCGGGTTGAGCGTGATCCTGAAGGGCGCCGCCGCCTTGCCCCCGAAGAGCCCGTAGGGCGGCACGATGCGCCGCTCGATCATGGTCGTGAGCGTCACGTCCTGGCCCAGCACGCGATAGGCGCGGCGGAAGCCGAGGCCTCCGCGGTGCCGGCCGTCGCCGCCCGAGTTGGGTCGCAGCGCCAGCTCCTCGACCATGAGGGGATACTCGCTCTCGACGACCTCCACGGGCGTGTTCATCACGTTGGACATGTGCACGCGAATGGCCGAGGCGCCGTCCTTGCCGGTCGTGGCGCCTTCGCCGCCGCCATGCACCTCGTAGTAGACCGCCCAGCGCCCGTCCGCCATGCGCGCGCCCAGGATCAGGAGCCCCGCGGTGGTCGGGCCGCCGGCCTGCACGCGCTCGGGAATCACCTTTGCCAACGCCTTCACGATGGCGTCCACCACACGCTGGGAGGTCTCGTGATTGCCCCCGACCACGGGGCGATCGGGATCGGCGCTCAGCACGGTGCCCGGCGGCACGACCACGCGAAGGGGCCGGTAACAGCCTTCGTTGGGCGGCGCCTCCGGCGCGACCAGCGCCTTCATGGCGTAATACACGCCCGAGCAGGCGATGTAGTACGTGGTATTGACCGGGCCGAGCGCCTGGGGATCGGTACCCGTGAAGTCGAAGGTCGCCTCGTCGCCCAGCTTCTCGACGCGGACCTTGATGCGGATGCGCCGGTCCTCGATGCCGTCGTCGTCCAGGAAGTCCTCGCCTTCCCAGGCGCCGTCCGGCAGCGCGCGGAGAGCCGCCCGCATCTGCTCTTCGGACTCGTCGTGCAGCCGCTCGAAGCAGGCCGCAACCGTCAGGGCGCCATAGTGCGCGAAGAGCTCGTGGAGGCGTCGGCCGGCGACGTCGTTGGCGGCGAACTGGGCGAAGATGTCGCCCTCCCGCTCGCCGCGCCCGCGCAGGTTCGACAGCACGAAGTCGAGCACATGCTTCTCGGGGCCGTCCTTCGAAAAGAGCCGTATGGGCGCGATCCTGAGCCCCTCCTGGTAGCACTCGGTAGCCCACGGCACATAGCTGCCGGGCACGGCCCCGCCGATATCGGCCCAGTGAGCGAGGTTGATCGCGAAGGCGACCAGCCGCCCTTCGAAGAAGACCGGCCGCACGGCCTTGACGTCCGGCAGGTGATTGCCGCCCACCTCGGGCAGGTTGAGGAACCAGACATCCCCGTCGCGCAGCGTCTCCGCCGGCACGCGCTTGAGGAATTCCTTGACGGTAAAGCCCATGACCCCCATGTGGATCGGGATGTCGCGCCCCTGGGCGATGAGCCGCCCCTGCGCATCGGTGAGCGCGGACGAGAGGTCGCCCGCCTCCTTGAGCAGAGGCGAGCGGGCCGAGCGCATGACGATCACGCTCATCTCCTCGGCGATGGCATAGAGCCCGTTCCGAACGACCTCGAGCGTGACGGGGCTGAGCGCGGCGCTCATGCGCGGCCTCCTACCTCGATGACGAGGTTGCCGAGCCGGTCGGCGACACAGCGCTGACCCGGGTAGACCACGGTGGTGGACCACTCGTCCTCGACCATGGCGGGCCCCGCCACCGCCGGGCCCGGCGGCAGGCTCGTCCGGTCATAGCGCGCCATATCCACCGCTCCCGTCTCCTTGAAATAGGCGCGGTGCGAGCCCGTCGAGACGGCGGATGTCCCTGCGGGCGGCGGCGGCAGCGGCAGCGGCTCTTCGACGGCGCGGGCCGTGACGCGAAGGTTGACGCACTCGACGTTCTCCCCCGTCGCGTAGCCGTAGAGCCGGCGGTGGCACGCCTCGAAGGCGGCCTTGAGCGCGGCGGGCCCGCCGGGCACCCACCCGACCTCGAGCTCGTAGTTCTGCCCGACGTAGCGGAAGTCCAGGCTCCGCAGCACCAGCATCCGGGCTGGATCGTGGCCTTCGTCGAGGAGTGGACGCAGGCACTGCGCCTCGAGGGCCCGGAAGCGCTCCTCGACCACCTTGGCGTCCCAGGCATCGAGTCGCCCGCGGTGGGTCTGGACGGTGTCGTAGCGCAGCGGCGAGACGAGACAGCCGAGCGCCGAGAAGGCGCCCGAGTGAGCGGGCACGATGACGCTCGAGATCCCGGCCTGGAGCGCGAGGGCGCCCGCGTGGAGCGGGCCGGCGCCACCATAGGCGATCAGCGAGAACTCTCGGAGGTCGTAGCCGCGCTGGACGGACACGAGGCGCAGCGCGCGCAGCATGTTCGCATTGGCCACCTCGACCACGCCGTGAGCGGCCTCGATCAGCGTGAGCCCGAAGCGCCGGGCGAGCGGCGCGATGACCGATTCGGCACGCGCCGTGTCGAGGCGGATGGACCCGCCGTAGACCCGCTCGGGATTGAGGTAGCCCAGGAGGAGATTGGCATCGCTCACCGTGGGCTCCGTCCCGCCCTGCCCATAGCAGGCGGGCCCAGGCACCGCGCCCGCGCTCCGCGGCCCGACCTTGAGCGCGCCCGTCGCCTCGACTCTGGCGATGGAGCCCCCGCCCGCGCCGATGGACTCGACCGCGATCATGGGCAGCCGCGCCGGATAGTCGCCGAGCTTGCGCTGCCCCGCCGTCTCGGGGACTCCATCGGCGATCAGGCAGACATCCGTCGTCGTCCCGCCCATGTCGAAGGCGAGGGCGCGCGCGAGCCCGAGCGACCGCGCCGTGTGGGCCGCGGCGGCAACGCCACCCGCGGGGCCCGACATCGCCATGCTGAGCGGCCGGGCCTTGGCCGCCTCGACGGACATCATGCCGCCGGCCGAGTGGAGAAGGTGTAGCGGCTTGCCGCCCGTGCGGCGGGAGAGGTCGTCGAGGTAGCGCGCCGCGAGCGGCATGACCGAGGCATTGAGCACGGTGGTGCAGCTCCGCTCGTACTCGCGGAACTCGGCATTGATCTCGCTCGAGACGGAGACGTGCGGGAAGTGCGCCTCGAGAGCCAGCTGGAGCGCCTGCTCGTGGGCCGGCGCGGCGTAGGCGTGGAGCAGGCACACGGCGACGCTCTCGATGCCCTCGCGCTTGAAGTCCTCCACGATGGAGCCGATCTCTTCGAGGTGGAGCCGCGTCAGCACCGTGCCGTCGGGCGCCACGCGCTCCGTCACCTCGCGGCGCAAGCGGCGCGGCACGAGTGGCTCCGCCTTAGCGGGCAGGTCCAGGCGGTAGAGGTGGAGCCGGCTCATGCGCCCGATCTCCAGCACGTCGCGGAATCCGCGTGTGGTGATGAAGCCGACCGGGGCGCCGCGATGCTCGACGATGGCGTTGGTGACCATGGTGGTGCCGTGCGCCAGCGTGGCCCAGGGCCCCGTCCTGGGCGCGAGCGCCGCGATGCCATTGAGCACGCCCTCGGCCGGGCTGGCGGGCGTCGTCGGCACCTTGCACGACTCCATCCGCCCGGCCGGATCCCACGCGACCACATCCGTGAACGTCCCGCCGACGTCCACGCCTATCCGCACGCCCTCAGCCATGCTCAGTACCTTTCAGCGGGGTCAGGTCTTGAATTGACGCATTACCCGGCTACAGGAGCCGCGGACCCCCACGTCCTGATGTCGTATTTCAAGACCTGACCCCGATTTAGAGAGTGAACCGCGCCCGGATCTCTTCCGGGCGTTCCGAGTAGGGCGGGATCCGCTCCGCCGGATCGAACGCGATGGGCAGCACCAGCACTGCGGGACCGGCTGACCGGCGGGCGCGGTCGAGGGCCGGCGCGAGCCCGGCGGGCTCGCCCACTGTCTCCGCGCTCGCGATGCCCGAGGCGCGCGCCAGCGCAGCCCAGTCCACCGGTGCCGCGGGCAGGGCCTGCCCGCCCGACGACTCGTAGTGGCCGTTGACCCAGAGCACGATGGTCAGGTTGGCGGGCCGCGCGGCCGCCGCGGTTGCGAGCACGTTAGGGCTCATCAGGAGCGAGCCGTCGCCCTCGAGCGCGATCACGTGGCGCTCGGGACGCGAGAGCGCGATGCCGAGCGCGAGCGGCACGGCCGCGCCCATGGAGTCGCAGAGCGCGAAGACGGGCACCGTCACGTTCATGTGCGGCAGCCACCGCGCGTTCGCGCCCAGGCAGGACACCACCACGTCCTCCCGGGCGAGGGCGGCCACGAGCGCGTCGAGATAGGGTTTCCGGCCGGTCATGCCAGGTCCTCGCCGCTGATGAGCAACACGAAGGGCCCGCGAGACTCCGCAGCGAACTCGACCCCGCGCCTCACCTGTTCCGCGAGGTCTCCGGCGCGATCCGCCATGGTGTGCGGCAGCCGCCACGCCCCGAGCGTCGCCGCGGTCACCCGCCCCTTCGGGGCGTGGTAGTAGACGGGATCGCGGACATCGCCGCGGAGGGACACGATGAAGAAACACGGGATCCGGTAGAGCTCCACGAGGCCGGCCAGGACACCGCCGCAGTTGAGAAGCCCGGCGTTCTGGATGAGCACGGCGCCGCGGCCACCTACGAGGTTAGCCCCGCACGCCACGGCCACCGCCTCTTCCTCCCGCGCCACGTCCACCGCACGGATCGTCTTCGACACCCGCACGGCGGTCATGAGCCTGCCGATCCACGTGTCCGGCACCGATGCGGCCAGCGTCACGCCGGCGGCCTCGAGCCCGGCGCGGATGCGGTCCGCCCCGCTCACGCGAGCACCATGAACGCATCGGGCGGCAGCTGCAGATGCACGATCTGCCCTGGAGCGAGCCGCATCGGGGCGGGCTCGGTCACGAACACGAGAACGCGCTGGCCGTCGCCGAGCCGCGCCGTCACCTCGGTCAGGGAGCCCTGATAGACGAGCCCCTCGATCCGCGCCTCGGCCGTGCCCTCCCCGGGCCCGCCCGCCAGCCGCACGCGCTCGGGCCGGATGGCAAGCTCGACCTCTTCGCCCGCCCGGAGCGCCTCGCCGGCCGCCACGCGGATGGTCAGGCCGGGAGCGAGCGCCACCAGGTCCCGCGCGACGGCGCGGCCGCGCAGGACCGTGGAGGCGCCGATGAAGTCGGCGACGAAGCGGTTCGCCGGCCGCTCGTAGATCTCGCGCGGCGCGCCGAGCTGCTCGATCCGCCCGCGGCTCATGACGGCGATGCGGTCCGAGAGCCCGAGGGCCTCGGCCTGGTCGTGGGTGACGAAGACCGTGGTGATCCCGACCGAGCGCTGGATGGCCCTGAGCTCGTCGCGCATCCCCTCGCGCAGCTTCTTGTCCAGCGCCGCGAGCGGCTCGTCGAGGAGCACCACCCGCGGGCGGTACACGAGGGCCCGGGCGAGAGCCACGCGCTGCTGCATCCCGCCCGAGAGCTCGGCGGGCCGCTGCCGCCCGAGCCTGTCCAGGCGGACCAGCTCGAGGGCATCGTTCACACGGCGCCCGATCTCGGCCGCGGGCACGCGCCGCTCGCGGAGGCCGAACGCCACGTTCTCGAACACGGACAGGTGCGGGAAGAGAGCGTAGGACTGGAAGACGACGCCGAGGCCACGGAGGTGAGCCGGCCGGCCCGTCACGTCCTCGCCATCGATGAGGATCCGCCCCGCGGTCGGCTCGACGAAACCCGCGATCAGGCTGAGCGTCGTGGTCTTGCCGCAGCCCGAAGGCCCGAGCAAGGCGAGGAACTCGCCCTCGAAGATCGCGAGGTCCAGCGCGTCCACGGCGCGGACGCCGCCGTAATCCTTGGTGCAGCCCTGGAGCTCGACGACGGGCCGGGCCATGCCCGTCAGTGCTGGAGGAACACTCGCCCGAGCCCCAGGTAGCGA
This window of the Candidatus Rokuibacteriota bacterium genome carries:
- a CDS encoding sugar ABC transporter permease, giving the protein MPTTAAQLSTKSAALERKVRTGRVGLKRWLGPDYRLGFLFVLPIVVLVLALVAYPFGYAVYLSMTRKYVGLPPVFVGFENYVKLTFDGFFQRAVVNSFVFTFGSVGVKLLLGMGMALVLTSQIRFRSFWTGVLLIPWVAPTVVSALNFLWIYDASFGVLNYLLVKVFRILPQGVGWLSEAGTAMASVIAVNVWRGFPFFGISFLAGMKGIPGELYEAAAVDGASPLKRFRHVTLPGIRNILIIVMLLSTIWTFNDFAIVYILTKGGPGGTTMVLPVFTYEMAFGAQRLGEAIAAALYMLPPLAFVIIVLARHMRRGRAK
- a CDS encoding carbohydrate ABC transporter permease, with translation MQSSGMVRGGGRRRQAATGRLQSAVSYAVLLTLLLIVIFPFYWMTITSFKNEDQMRSLVSMFWPSPVVDENYRQLLGKTDFVAWYKNSIIVAFTSTFLATAIGTIGAYALARLRFLGRAFMASAVLITYLVPPSILFIPLYAQIRNLGLADSLTGLIVAYPSFTVPFVTWLLMGYFESIPEELEESAMIDGATRFGAFYRIVLPLAAPGLLAAGLYAFTQSWNEFLYALVFITNVKLRTLPVGLSSFITGDVYGWGYLMAGAVLTTLPVIVAYIYLQKYMVEGLTAGSVKG
- a CDS encoding xanthine dehydrogenase family protein subunit M, which gives rise to MRLRPFALAEPESVPEAVEILARLDGEARLIAGGTALVPTMRLGLVTPDRLVSLHRIPGLSGIRVDKGMLEIGAMTSLAALARHGALRSGWPLLAQAAGRVATPAIRSTATLGGNLCYAEAASDPAPALLCLDAQVRVADSVGERVVPIGEFFTGFYETAVAPGEILTGVRVPAGPTGARSGYLKFCPRSAEDKPLIGVAALLVLDAAKRVDEIRVALAGAAPTPMRARRAETMVKGQELTDRAIRGAADAAAGEAEPLSDLMGSADYRREMIRVWVRRLLTALRDGQTSP
- a CDS encoding (2Fe-2S)-binding protein; amino-acid sequence: MISIDFTLNGRPCRIDVPAHWTTLDLLRDGLALNGTKYGCGEGVCGTCTVLLDGEPVRSCLVLASRLRGRAVLTVEGLDRDGEPDHLQTAFARAGAVQCGFCTPGMLLSARALLASNPSPTEHDVREALAGNLCRCTGYTKIIEAVLAASAGR
- a CDS encoding carbon monoxide dehydrogenase subunit G, producing MPRFEERFTVNAPPEAVWAFLLDPKRLAPCIPGCDDLEVVDERTYRLRFTVKVGFLSTRQDVRMEIVEAEPPRRLVSEGRGEDSRLGSRVEVRTSLELSPAGDGATAVAYASDVTVLGRLGSIGDAVMKVKAKELAGVFAQNVKTALEQNPSPSNPSPPPGERAG
- a CDS encoding xanthine dehydrogenase family protein molybdopterin-binding subunit → MSYRVVGGSQARADAWEKVRGRPIYAGDLAVVGMLHGRIVRSPYAAARIVRIDTSAARALPGVIAVLTHQDVPQNALRMELPGRMAEATAGAVLATQPVLAEGRVRFQGEPVVAIAAETPEIAAEAAERVRVEYEPLPGVYDPLEAIKPGAPHVHESGNLLRAWHIRKGDIAGGFKRAEVVVEGTYRTPFVDHLYLETESGIGWIDAEGVLVLRVSTQVLEHFRDVAEVLRLPHGRVRIEGAYLGGGFGGKEDVTVECLLGLLVWKTRRPVQLIFSREESFIGHGKRHPYVLRYKTGATKSGELMAMEAELISDSGAYAALSPWVLLYSLVTATGPYRVPHVKVDAFTVYTNNPIASAYRTFGSIQSCVAYEGQMDALAHALGMDPLELREKNFLRKGDSIATGQVLESEPMLGETMRRAWEALGPVRAGEGPIRRARGLAASFTPYGRMCWTRDSASAWVGMELDGTAVVRCAAPDVGGGQTASLCSITAEVLGLAVEQVTAVGRDSHFTPRAGTTTATRQLLMSGNAVLKAAREVRRHLADQAAEMLEAAPDDIELADGRAMVRGSPDRAVAFPALVKAATAAGRPVQVLDKYDAPSAPTIDPATGQGKPFNDYTFGTQAVEVEVDEETGQTRVTKLAACYDIGQAINRQSVEGQIEGGAIQGLGHALLEEVVLEEGISKNPHLLDYKIPTTLDAPPIVTILLESGQGLGPFGAKGIGEPAMTPTPAAVMNAVSRAAGAPLTQFPITAERVLAAVKNSFRANPFLLVGGVKNPSPPSGERAG
- a CDS encoding SDR family NAD(P)-dependent oxidoreductase → MKLDNRVALVTGAAKGMGHDICLTLAREGADLALAARDIPPLEALKGEIEKLGRRALVVPCDVTDEAAVQRMVAKTTETFGRIDILVNAAGVTGPIETPVQEIRVEDFRFVLEANIVGTFLPTKHVLPGMIAQKYGKVVNISGTSGLRGYKYRAAYSSSKWALRGFTRTVALEAGPHNVNVNALHPGIVAGDRMDKLCREKAKKRGWTPEQVHQEYVNEMALRRVTVSQDIANAVLFLVSDESKNMTGQSMTVDGGWDV
- a CDS encoding hydantoinase B/oxoprolinase family protein, whose translation is MSAALSPVTLEVVRNGLYAIAEEMSVIVMRSARSPLLKEAGDLSSALTDAQGRLIAQGRDIPIHMGVMGFTVKEFLKRVPAETLRDGDVWFLNLPEVGGNHLPDVKAVRPVFFEGRLVAFAINLAHWADIGGAVPGSYVPWATECYQEGLRIAPIRLFSKDGPEKHVLDFVLSNLRGRGEREGDIFAQFAANDVAGRRLHELFAHYGALTVAACFERLHDESEEQMRAALRALPDGAWEGEDFLDDDGIEDRRIRIKVRVEKLGDEATFDFTGTDPQALGPVNTTYYIACSGVYYAMKALVAPEAPPNEGCYRPLRVVVPPGTVLSADPDRPVVGGNHETSQRVVDAIVKALAKVIPERVQAGGPTTAGLLILGARMADGRWAVYYEVHGGGEGATTGKDGASAIRVHMSNVMNTPVEVVESEYPLMVEELALRPNSGGDGRHRGGLGFRRAYRVLGQDVTLTTMIERRIVPPYGLFGGKAAAPFRITLNPGTPRERDIRGKETMKLAQGDLVLLETCGGGGYGDPSERPAASREADRREGYVT